One Bacillus amyloliquefaciens DSM 7 = ATCC 23350 DNA window includes the following coding sequences:
- a CDS encoding SDR family NAD(P)-dependent oxidoreductase: MISEKINISLDHPIMKGHMVFGEAVLPGLAYIDLIYQVFQEHGYLYNELELKHVTIYQPLTVSETAAIILTIQCSESGDGKWFISLSGQKQQGDELSDNIQYATAEMVKRAAVTFDETLDFGDVKQSVRSLDLDEMYNRCLDHDLVHSGMMKSNGRLYETEDGMLAELSCEEGKDFFLFHPALLDASGIGASGLLSETNRLHLPLYYESFTAADRLQSECTARIAASGVRQEKELTTMTIEYFSRSGQKVAELKNITGKAVRFEEDENTAGQDKQDAKEPESADEKDIILFLKKLLAEKLGQPWEPLDILAGYYELGLDSSSLLEIVQDISKKAGVPLAPTLLFEYTNIKELAAYLKKTVSFEREDHAAEPSVLETETPSVPNQHENTGDIAIIGMAGRYPKAKNVEEFWENLKAGTDCITEVPKSRWDWKTYKNVTSPSGKKVSKWGGFIDDADCFDPQFFRISPREAEMMDPQERLFLQTCWETIEDAGYTPETLGNKKNKQRPVGVFAGVMHKDYSLIGAEQLSETDPFPVSLNYAQIANRVSYYCDFHGPSLAVDTVCSSSLTAVHLAIESIRRGECEAALAGGVNLSLHPAKYLSYGSVGMHSSDGRCRTFGEGGDGYVSGEGVGAVLLKPLEKAEQDGDRIYAVIKGSAVNHVGKVSGITVPSPAAQAEVIKACLKKAGISPRTVSYVEAHGTGTSLGDPIEIEGLSKAFSEGTQDQQFCSIGSVKSNIGHAESAAGISGLTKAALQLHYKTLVKSLHSGELNPYVKFEKSPFYVQQQTAPWKQPAAEENGKVTHYPRRAGLSSFGASGSNAHIILEEYIQPEQKAPAPEKEAAKIFLLSARNKDRLLAYAEKIARTLSEKTALSELAYTLQTGREAMEERAVFLANDTRELKGKLNDFVKGNENIPGFWRGQAEMPELSENAPETDDPLRLAELWAEGKTVDWNKLYGPDKPRKTSVPTYPFAKERYWIPQREKQDKTLSDTVLHPLLQENTSDFSQQRFTSLFTGDEFFLSDHVVNGQKILPGVAYLEMAGEAVKKAAAVTDKGHSVTLRQIVWVRPVIVENKPKEIHIALYPEDNGEITYEIYSEAEENGEDLVIHSQGEAVITAPGSAQLDIESVKASCNLGIVTADECYGAFEKIGLDYGEAYRGVQQLLIGEDRLLARISLPAAVHDTKEQYALHPSMMDAAFHASVGLLVRSIHDDAGSRELSLPFAMQEVEVFGKCPEHVWSYIRYSEGSKADDTVRKFDIDMCDDAGTVYVRMKGASVRALDTTQTAGGETLEAPVGHTMMIPAWEPVSLEKTKKVNTVNKQTAVFGGTDRQHSRIKEHLPNASYYPIRGTDDIASLTHMLEGHKELEQIIWLAPEAEGADSLKEQERNVFHVFKLMKALLASGYGERHLDWCFVTANAQPFSDQDSADPSQAAVSGLAGTMAKEYPHWNVRMIDTETDGIWPIGEALSLSAGKNGQVWAYRNQQLFERQLIPLDNMPKNGTLYQTGGVYAVIGGAGYLGEAWSEYMIRRYKARVIWIGRSTLNKSIQAKLDRLSAFGPAPEYISADAADSVSLERAYQLIKERHTKINGVIHSAMDLSEQSLNNMKTEEFKSVLRAKADVSVSMAEVFGREPLDFALFFSSLVAFIHNVKQSHYAAGCAFSDAFAKELDQKWNCPVKVMNWGYWGNSEAAEDGNFIQLMDQIGLGLIEPDAAMEALETLMTIPVDQAAFIHTTKPVAVEGMNERETISVYPPHPLVTGQQPKAAPPGARLVREAEHQELDDFLYQLLIAQLKEADLLTPQSLKAYEPEHEYFKKWLDQTITFLLEHGYLEGNADSFTLSARAENATASLWRKWEQEKAEWLNNTDTKAMTVLAETMLKALPDILREDVPATDIMFPHSSMELVEGIYKHNQVADYFNGALSDTLTSYVKETISKNSKTAIRILEIGAGTGGTSAGIFEKLKPYQNHIKEYCYTDVSKAFLVHAETEYGKQNPYLTYKLFNAEAPLSGQDIEPGAYDIVVAANVLHATKDIRQTLRNAKAVLKDNGLLLLNEMAGNSLFPHITFGLLEGWWLHEDSDLRIPGCPGLYPKSWKHVLESEGWHSVYFPAEAAHDLSHQIVAAKSNGIVRQKTLKAGGVTPAALPKAAQAPELQPQTTAEKSDTALTEKSTEYLKTLIGETLKIPPAQIDPKAPLEKYGIDSIVVVQLTNALRNVLDQVSSTLFFEYQTIEALVGHLIKTKKDAMIKLTGQAPVHEEPEAASEPQAVQPAKPLRTDWRRREKRAAKEAVRQSSVRDVAIIGVSGRYPQAKTAAELWANIKKGKNCIEEIPQERWNWQDYYDVEKGKEGSIYTKWGGFIEDMDKFDPLFFQISPLEAERMDPQERLFLETAYASIEDAGYTPDNLCQSRKIGVFAGAMNKNYPTGYGYWSIANRVSYLFDFQGPSIAVDTACSSSLTAIHLALESLYSGSSECAIAGGVNIVTDPIHYMNLSVMNMLSASDTCKSFGDRADGFVDGEGVGAVVLKPLDQAIADNDHIYGVIKGSTINSGGKTNGYTVPNPNAQAALIKEAFQRANVPARTVSYIEAHGTGTALGDPIEIAGLTKAFEEDTTDKQFCAIGSAKSNIGHCESAAGIAGLTKILFQLKDRQIAPSLHAGQLNPNIEFAYTPFVVQQELGEWKRPVIGGKEIPRRAGLSSFGAGGANAHLVIEEYIADKEPVESPGDQPAIIVLSAKNSERLTEKAKQLTAAIREKRYSSSDLMSIAYTLQTGRVPMEERLGFIVHSLHELEEKLTGFISGKDTAEMHRDGTEENKRMLAVFAADDDMEAILDAWISKRKYSKLLELWVKGLDINWAKLYGDRLPARISLPAYPFAKERFWHQQPAQSKAAPVKAAADENDPAEQFEVMAFREVLKEQALPAVGEKKIKTVISFLSDQKKQQEAVSAIRSYDSEADVIFIAQGDRYEALSSGRCQVVREDPQSYVNAFADIQKEYGEVSAILYLWALEDKSCIEDYSCIVYILKAMAETGLLPEKLLLAGEYASGLEKCYLESWIGFERSLGIVLPKTSITGHFRKAGAAMTDWMGTILDELKAETDHTVFLEEGKRYVYHTEPTGLTEENSRIRTGGTYLITGGLGGLGYLFARHLARNYQANVILTGRSPINEEKKEKMKELENLGAGVLYAEADVCDPIGMGDCIKRAKERFGAIHGVIHAAGIESRTSVFENEIGNFRGTLEPKINGSLLLDEWLKNETPDFICYFSSTSAVLGDFGCCDYAVANRFQMAYAHYKNEQSESGNAFVINWPVWKNGGMAVGGEETTGMYLKSSGQRLLETDEGIELFERIISQENTQCLVIAGKRSRAERFLGIRKDESSKPEALPETVSSRIPAESTEKRLEADLKELIHSLLKISKDKLVLHKNWAEFGFDSIYLAKFAALLSRHYGIEVTPALFYSYATLGDVMNYYLTEHKETIETFYRTEETETEDAAPESKEYTDQEIIAMMKQVSEGTLDFKRVQDIIEGSKTYES, encoded by the coding sequence ATGATATCGGAAAAAATCAATATCTCACTGGATCACCCTATCATGAAAGGCCATATGGTCTTTGGTGAAGCGGTATTGCCCGGTCTTGCTTATATCGACTTGATTTATCAGGTTTTTCAGGAACACGGTTATTTATACAATGAGCTCGAATTGAAGCACGTCACGATTTATCAGCCTTTAACCGTCAGTGAAACGGCTGCAATCATTCTGACCATTCAATGTTCTGAAAGCGGAGATGGAAAATGGTTCATCTCCCTTTCCGGGCAGAAACAGCAAGGTGACGAGCTGTCAGACAATATACAGTATGCGACGGCTGAAATGGTGAAAAGAGCCGCTGTCACATTTGATGAAACCCTTGATTTCGGCGATGTGAAGCAGTCAGTCCGATCTCTGGATCTTGATGAGATGTATAACCGCTGCCTGGATCATGATTTGGTTCATTCCGGCATGATGAAATCAAACGGACGATTATACGAAACAGAAGACGGCATGCTGGCTGAGCTATCTTGCGAAGAGGGAAAGGATTTCTTTTTATTTCACCCGGCCCTTTTGGATGCGAGCGGAATCGGGGCGAGCGGTTTGCTTTCTGAAACAAACCGGCTCCACCTGCCTTTATATTATGAATCATTCACGGCCGCCGACAGGCTTCAATCAGAGTGCACGGCGCGTATCGCAGCTTCCGGCGTCCGTCAGGAAAAAGAACTCACCACTATGACAATCGAGTACTTCAGCCGATCCGGACAGAAGGTCGCGGAGCTTAAAAACATTACGGGAAAAGCGGTGCGGTTCGAAGAAGACGAGAATACAGCCGGACAAGATAAACAGGATGCAAAAGAGCCGGAAAGCGCAGATGAAAAAGACATCATTCTGTTTTTAAAGAAGCTTTTGGCTGAAAAGCTGGGGCAGCCTTGGGAGCCGCTTGACATTCTTGCCGGTTACTACGAGCTCGGGCTGGATTCATCTTCTTTGCTTGAGATTGTTCAGGATATCAGTAAAAAGGCGGGTGTGCCCCTCGCGCCCACTCTTCTCTTTGAATATACAAATATAAAAGAACTGGCTGCCTATTTGAAAAAGACCGTTTCATTTGAAAGGGAAGATCATGCAGCCGAACCATCAGTACTTGAAACTGAAACACCAAGTGTGCCAAACCAACATGAAAACACCGGAGACATTGCGATTATCGGAATGGCGGGCCGGTATCCGAAAGCGAAAAATGTGGAGGAGTTTTGGGAAAACCTTAAGGCAGGCACGGATTGCATCACTGAGGTTCCGAAGTCCCGCTGGGATTGGAAAACATATAAAAACGTAACGTCACCATCTGGAAAAAAAGTATCAAAATGGGGCGGTTTCATCGACGATGCCGATTGCTTCGATCCGCAGTTTTTCAGAATCTCACCGCGTGAGGCGGAAATGATGGACCCGCAGGAACGCCTGTTTTTACAAACCTGCTGGGAGACGATTGAAGATGCGGGCTATACGCCTGAAACGCTTGGAAATAAAAAAAATAAACAGCGTCCTGTCGGCGTTTTTGCAGGGGTCATGCATAAAGATTATTCCTTAATCGGCGCAGAACAATTATCGGAGACTGATCCTTTTCCGGTTTCACTGAATTATGCGCAGATTGCCAACAGAGTGTCCTATTATTGTGACTTCCACGGGCCGAGCCTCGCGGTGGATACCGTTTGTTCTTCTTCTTTGACCGCCGTTCACCTGGCCATTGAAAGCATCCGCCGCGGCGAATGTGAGGCCGCGCTTGCGGGAGGGGTGAACTTGTCGCTGCATCCGGCGAAATATCTCAGCTACGGAAGCGTCGGCATGCACTCGAGTGACGGCCGCTGCCGTACATTCGGCGAGGGCGGTGACGGCTACGTTTCCGGAGAAGGAGTGGGTGCCGTATTACTCAAGCCGCTGGAAAAAGCCGAACAAGACGGCGACCGGATTTACGCGGTTATTAAAGGAAGTGCCGTTAACCATGTCGGAAAAGTAAGCGGAATTACCGTCCCGAGCCCTGCTGCACAGGCAGAAGTTATTAAGGCATGTCTGAAAAAAGCAGGCATCAGCCCGCGGACTGTCAGCTATGTGGAAGCCCATGGAACAGGCACTTCGTTAGGAGACCCGATTGAAATTGAAGGCCTGTCAAAAGCGTTCAGCGAAGGGACGCAGGATCAGCAATTTTGTTCCATCGGTTCAGTCAAATCAAATATCGGCCATGCAGAATCTGCGGCGGGCATCAGCGGCTTAACAAAAGCGGCGCTGCAGCTTCATTACAAAACGCTTGTCAAATCTCTGCATTCCGGTGAATTAAATCCATACGTGAAATTTGAGAAATCGCCTTTTTACGTACAGCAGCAGACTGCTCCGTGGAAGCAGCCGGCAGCCGAAGAAAACGGAAAAGTCACGCATTATCCGCGCCGGGCCGGACTCAGTTCCTTCGGGGCATCAGGTTCGAATGCTCATATCATTTTAGAAGAATACATTCAGCCTGAACAAAAAGCGCCTGCGCCTGAGAAAGAAGCAGCTAAAATCTTCCTGCTGTCCGCAAGAAATAAAGACAGGCTGCTGGCCTATGCGGAAAAAATAGCCCGGACACTTTCCGAAAAGACGGCGCTGTCTGAACTGGCCTACACCCTTCAGACAGGGCGTGAAGCAATGGAGGAGAGAGCTGTCTTCCTTGCAAATGACACCCGCGAATTGAAGGGAAAACTGAACGATTTCGTAAAAGGAAACGAAAATATCCCGGGATTTTGGCGCGGACAAGCCGAGATGCCGGAACTGAGCGAAAACGCTCCGGAAACGGATGATCCGCTGCGGCTTGCCGAGTTATGGGCAGAAGGGAAAACAGTGGATTGGAATAAGCTGTACGGTCCGGATAAACCGCGCAAAACAAGCGTTCCGACGTATCCGTTTGCAAAAGAGCGCTATTGGATTCCGCAGCGGGAAAAACAGGATAAAACCCTGTCAGACACTGTACTGCATCCGCTTTTACAAGAAAATACGTCAGATTTTTCACAGCAGCGCTTCACTTCTCTTTTTACGGGAGATGAATTTTTCCTTTCTGACCATGTCGTCAACGGACAAAAAATTCTGCCGGGCGTCGCCTATCTGGAAATGGCCGGGGAAGCAGTGAAAAAGGCCGCGGCCGTGACGGACAAAGGCCATAGCGTCACACTCAGACAGATCGTTTGGGTCCGGCCGGTCATTGTTGAAAACAAACCGAAGGAAATACATATTGCCCTTTATCCAGAGGATAACGGTGAGATTACCTATGAAATATACAGTGAGGCAGAAGAAAACGGCGAAGATCTGGTCATTCACAGCCAAGGTGAAGCAGTCATTACCGCACCGGGCAGCGCTCAGTTAGATATTGAGTCTGTCAAGGCTTCCTGCAATTTAGGGATAGTGACTGCGGATGAATGCTACGGAGCTTTTGAAAAGATCGGCTTGGATTATGGAGAAGCATACAGGGGCGTACAGCAATTGCTGATCGGTGAAGACCGATTGCTGGCCCGTATTTCACTCCCGGCTGCCGTACATGACACGAAAGAACAGTACGCGCTTCACCCGAGTATGATGGACGCCGCTTTTCACGCCTCCGTGGGTTTGCTTGTCCGTTCGATTCATGACGATGCGGGAAGCCGCGAGCTTTCTTTGCCGTTTGCGATGCAGGAAGTGGAGGTGTTCGGGAAGTGTCCTGAGCATGTCTGGTCATATATCCGGTACAGCGAAGGAAGCAAAGCGGATGACACCGTAAGAAAATTTGACATTGATATGTGTGATGATGCCGGTACCGTTTATGTACGGATGAAAGGCGCGTCTGTCCGGGCGCTTGACACAACCCAAACAGCGGGAGGCGAAACCTTGGAGGCGCCTGTCGGACACACGATGATGATTCCGGCTTGGGAGCCCGTTTCACTTGAAAAAACGAAGAAAGTGAATACGGTGAATAAGCAGACCGCAGTTTTCGGAGGAACTGACAGACAGCATTCACGTATAAAAGAGCATCTGCCAAACGCTTCATATTATCCAATCAGAGGTACGGATGATATCGCATCTCTTACGCACATGCTTGAAGGGCATAAAGAGCTGGAGCAAATTATTTGGCTCGCGCCTGAGGCTGAGGGTGCTGACAGCCTTAAGGAACAGGAGCGCAACGTTTTTCATGTGTTTAAGCTGATGAAAGCATTGCTTGCCTCAGGGTACGGAGAAAGACACCTGGACTGGTGCTTTGTCACAGCAAATGCTCAGCCGTTTTCGGATCAGGACAGCGCCGATCCGTCACAAGCCGCAGTCAGCGGCCTTGCCGGGACGATGGCGAAAGAATATCCGCATTGGAATGTCCGCATGATTGACACAGAAACGGACGGTATCTGGCCGATCGGAGAGGCGCTTTCTCTTTCTGCCGGGAAAAACGGCCAAGTTTGGGCATACCGCAATCAGCAGCTGTTTGAGCGGCAGCTGATCCCGCTTGACAATATGCCGAAAAACGGCACGCTATACCAAACAGGCGGGGTTTATGCCGTAATCGGAGGCGCCGGGTATCTCGGCGAGGCATGGAGCGAATATATGATCCGCCGCTACAAAGCACGCGTCATTTGGATCGGAAGAAGCACGCTGAATAAATCCATACAGGCGAAACTCGACCGGCTCAGCGCATTCGGTCCGGCGCCTGAATATATTTCCGCCGATGCCGCTGACAGTGTTTCCTTAGAGCGGGCTTATCAGCTCATAAAAGAGCGTCACACAAAAATTAACGGCGTTATTCACTCGGCAATGGATCTGTCTGAGCAAAGCTTAAATAATATGAAGACAGAAGAGTTCAAATCGGTGCTGAGAGCAAAAGCCGACGTAAGTGTGTCCATGGCGGAGGTATTCGGACGGGAGCCGCTTGACTTTGCGCTCTTCTTCTCCTCGCTTGTGGCATTTATCCATAATGTGAAACAAAGCCATTATGCCGCAGGATGCGCCTTCAGTGACGCATTTGCGAAGGAACTTGATCAGAAATGGAACTGCCCGGTCAAAGTCATGAATTGGGGCTACTGGGGCAACAGCGAAGCGGCTGAAGACGGCAATTTTATTCAGCTGATGGATCAGATCGGATTGGGACTGATCGAACCGGACGCTGCGATGGAGGCGCTTGAAACACTTATGACGATACCGGTTGATCAAGCAGCCTTCATTCATACGACAAAACCGGTCGCAGTAGAGGGGATGAATGAACGAGAAACGATTTCCGTTTATCCGCCTCATCCGCTTGTAACCGGACAACAGCCGAAGGCCGCTCCGCCCGGCGCGCGTCTTGTAAGAGAGGCTGAACATCAGGAGCTTGATGATTTTCTGTATCAGCTTTTGATCGCCCAGCTTAAAGAAGCGGACTTGCTGACGCCGCAAAGCCTTAAAGCGTATGAGCCTGAACACGAATATTTTAAAAAATGGCTCGATCAAACGATCACCTTCCTTCTGGAACACGGCTATCTGGAAGGGAATGCCGATTCATTTACACTGTCAGCCCGCGCTGAAAACGCAACCGCCTCGCTATGGCGAAAATGGGAGCAGGAAAAAGCGGAATGGCTCAATAATACTGATACAAAAGCAATGACTGTTTTAGCCGAGACGATGCTTAAAGCACTGCCGGACATTCTGCGCGAAGACGTGCCGGCCACAGATATCATGTTCCCGCACTCTTCAATGGAACTTGTTGAAGGAATTTATAAGCATAATCAAGTCGCGGATTACTTTAACGGCGCCCTGTCAGATACATTAACGTCCTATGTGAAAGAAACCATCAGTAAAAACTCAAAAACCGCCATCCGCATACTGGAAATCGGAGCGGGCACAGGCGGCACAAGCGCAGGCATATTTGAAAAGCTAAAGCCGTATCAAAACCATATAAAAGAATACTGTTACACCGATGTATCGAAAGCTTTTCTCGTGCATGCGGAAACAGAATACGGCAAACAGAATCCTTATCTGACTTATAAACTTTTTAACGCGGAAGCGCCGCTTTCCGGTCAGGACATAGAGCCTGGCGCATACGACATCGTCGTTGCGGCCAACGTGCTCCACGCGACGAAAGACATCCGCCAGACGCTGAGAAACGCCAAAGCCGTTTTAAAAGACAACGGCCTGCTGCTCTTAAATGAAATGGCGGGAAACAGCCTGTTCCCGCATATTACTTTCGGGTTGCTTGAAGGCTGGTGGCTGCATGAAGATTCTGACCTTCGTATTCCGGGATGCCCGGGCTTGTATCCAAAAAGCTGGAAGCACGTGTTAGAAAGCGAAGGCTGGCATTCTGTCTATTTCCCGGCAGAAGCTGCACATGATTTAAGCCATCAGATTGTAGCGGCAAAAAGCAACGGCATTGTCCGCCAAAAAACGCTTAAAGCAGGAGGCGTAACACCGGCCGCACTGCCAAAAGCAGCACAAGCGCCGGAACTTCAGCCGCAAACAACGGCCGAAAAAAGCGATACAGCTTTAACAGAAAAAAGCACCGAGTACTTAAAAACGTTAATCGGAGAAACATTAAAAATTCCGCCGGCTCAAATTGATCCGAAAGCGCCGCTTGAAAAATACGGAATTGATTCTATCGTCGTCGTACAGCTGACAAATGCGTTACGAAATGTGTTAGACCAAGTCAGCAGCACCTTATTTTTTGAATATCAGACGATCGAGGCTCTCGTCGGCCACTTAATCAAAACAAAAAAAGACGCGATGATCAAACTGACGGGACAAGCGCCTGTTCATGAAGAACCAGAGGCGGCATCCGAACCGCAGGCTGTACAGCCGGCTAAGCCGCTTCGCACTGACTGGCGGCGGAGAGAAAAACGGGCAGCAAAAGAGGCCGTCCGGCAAAGTTCGGTTCGCGACGTGGCCATCATCGGCGTTTCAGGACGCTACCCGCAGGCAAAAACAGCGGCTGAGCTTTGGGCTAACATTAAAAAAGGAAAAAACTGCATAGAAGAAATCCCGCAGGAACGCTGGAACTGGCAGGATTACTATGATGTAGAAAAAGGTAAAGAGGGCTCTATTTATACGAAATGGGGCGGATTCATTGAAGATATGGACAAGTTTGATCCGCTGTTCTTTCAGATTTCTCCTTTGGAAGCGGAGCGCATGGACCCGCAGGAGCGATTATTTTTAGAAACGGCGTATGCGAGTATCGAGGATGCCGGCTATACGCCTGACAACCTGTGCCAAAGCAGAAAAATCGGCGTTTTTGCCGGAGCGATGAACAAAAACTACCCGACAGGCTACGGCTACTGGTCCATTGCCAACAGGGTGTCTTACCTTTTTGATTTCCAAGGGCCGAGCATTGCGGTTGACACAGCCTGTTCTTCTTCTTTGACGGCCATTCATCTGGCGCTTGAGAGCCTATACAGCGGTTCAAGCGAATGCGCGATTGCCGGCGGCGTAAATATCGTAACCGACCCGATCCATTATATGAATCTGTCAGTCATGAACATGCTTTCTGCAAGCGACACATGCAAATCGTTCGGAGACCGCGCGGACGGTTTTGTAGACGGAGAAGGAGTGGGCGCGGTCGTGTTAAAGCCGTTAGACCAAGCGATTGCCGACAACGATCACATTTACGGTGTGATTAAAGGAAGCACCATTAACAGCGGGGGCAAAACGAACGGGTACACCGTTCCGAACCCGAACGCGCAGGCCGCCTTAATAAAAGAGGCTTTCCAAAGGGCAAACGTCCCGGCGCGCACCGTCAGTTATATTGAAGCCCACGGCACGGGGACCGCATTAGGGGACCCGATTGAAATCGCCGGATTAACGAAAGCATTTGAAGAGGATACAACAGATAAACAGTTTTGCGCCATCGGCTCCGCAAAATCCAATATCGGCCATTGTGAAAGCGCCGCGGGCATCGCCGGTCTGACAAAAATATTGTTCCAGCTGAAAGACCGCCAAATTGCGCCGTCCCTGCATGCCGGGCAGCTGAACCCGAATATTGAGTTCGCATATACACCGTTTGTCGTTCAGCAGGAACTCGGCGAGTGGAAACGTCCCGTCATCGGCGGCAAAGAGATTCCGAGAAGGGCCGGATTAAGCAGCTTCGGCGCAGGAGGAGCAAATGCCCACCTCGTCATAGAAGAATATATTGCAGATAAAGAGCCTGTTGAATCGCCGGGTGATCAGCCCGCTATTATCGTCCTGTCCGCGAAAAACAGCGAACGGCTCACTGAAAAAGCAAAACAGCTTACAGCCGCCATCCGTGAAAAACGATACAGCAGCAGTGATCTTATGAGTATAGCCTATACTCTTCAGACGGGCCGTGTGCCGATGGAAGAGCGTCTCGGCTTTATCGTTCATTCACTTCATGAACTTGAAGAAAAACTGACTGGATTTATCTCCGGAAAAGACACCGCCGAAATGCACCGCGACGGTACGGAAGAAAACAAACGGATGCTTGCCGTATTTGCGGCGGATGATGATATGGAAGCAATCTTAGACGCTTGGATCAGCAAACGGAAATATTCTAAGCTGCTTGAGCTTTGGGTAAAAGGATTAGATATCAATTGGGCGAAATTATACGGAGACCGTCTTCCGGCCCGCATCAGCCTGCCTGCTTATCCGTTTGCGAAAGAGCGCTTCTGGCATCAGCAGCCTGCTCAAAGTAAGGCAGCGCCCGTTAAAGCAGCGGCCGATGAAAATGATCCGGCAGAACAGTTTGAAGTGATGGCTTTCCGAGAAGTTCTTAAAGAACAGGCTTTGCCGGCTGTTGGAGAAAAGAAAATCAAGACGGTGATTTCTTTCTTATCTGATCAGAAGAAGCAGCAGGAAGCCGTCTCGGCGATCAGATCGTACGACAGTGAAGCTGACGTTATATTTATCGCTCAGGGCGACCGGTATGAGGCTTTATCCTCCGGCCGCTGCCAGGTGGTGCGGGAAGATCCGCAATCATATGTGAACGCTTTTGCGGACATTCAAAAAGAGTACGGTGAAGTTTCTGCCATTTTGTATTTATGGGCGCTCGAAGATAAAAGCTGCATAGAAGATTATTCATGTATCGTCTATATTCTCAAGGCAATGGCCGAGACCGGTCTGCTGCCGGAAAAATTGTTATTGGCGGGTGAATATGCATCCGGTCTGGAAAAGTGCTACTTGGAATCATGGATCGGCTTTGAGCGTTCGCTCGGCATTGTTCTCCCGAAAACAAGCATTACCGGCCACTTCAGAAAAGCCGGCGCGGCCATGACAGACTGGATGGGAACCATTTTGGACGAGCTGAAGGCTGAAACAGACCATACCGTTTTCTTGGAAGAGGGGAAACGGTATGTCTATCACACTGAACCAACCGGATTAACGGAAGAAAACAGCAGGATCAGAACCGGAGGAACCTATCTCATTACAGGCGGATTAGGAGGGCTCGGCTACTTATTTGCCCGCCACCTCGCCCGGAATTATCAGGCAAATGTCATTCTCACGGGGCGGTCGCCGATCAATGAAGAGAAGAAAGAAAAAATGAAAGAGCTGGAAAATCTCGGGGCGGGTGTTCTTTACGCCGAAGCCGATGTTTGTGATCCGATCGGAATGGGCGACTGCATTAAGCGCGCGAAAGAACGATTCGGAGCCATTCACGGCGTCATTCATGCGGCGGGCATCGAAAGCAGAACATCCGTCTTTGAAAATGAAATCGGGAATTTCCGCGGTACGCTTGAACCGAAAATAAACGGAAGCCTGCTTCTTGACGAGTGGCTGAAAAATGAAACGCCGGATTTCATCTGCTACTTTTCATCCACATCGGCTGTTTTAGGGGATTTCGGCTGCTGTGATTACGCAGTGGCGAACAGGTTCCAAATGGCGTACGCCCACTATAAAAACGAACAATCAGAAAGCGGAAACGCTTTTGTCATAAACTGGCCCGTCTGGAAAAACGGCGGAATGGCCGTCGGCGGTGAAGAGACGACAGGCATGTACCTGAAATCAAGCGGCCAGCGCCTGTTAGAAACAGATGAAGGCATTGAGCTGTTTGAGCGCATCATTTCTCAAGAAAACACCCAGTGTCTCGTCATTGCAGGCAAAAGAAGCCGCGCCGAACGATTTTTAGGTATCCGGAAAGATGAGTCATCAAAACCGGAAGCTTTGCCGGAAACCGTGAGCAGCCGCATCCCGGCAGAAAGCACGGAAAAACGGCTCGAAGCGGATTTGAAAGAGCTGATACACAGTCTGCTGAAAATATCCAAAGATAAGCTCGTCCTGCATAAAAACTGGGCGGAATTCGGATTTGATTCCATCTATTTAGCCAAATTTGCCGCTCTTTTGTCGCGCCATTACGGCATTGAAGTCACTCCGGCGTTATTTTACAGCTATGCCACGCTAGGGGACGTTATGAACTACTACCTGACAGAACACAAAGAAACGATCGAAACGTTTTACAGAACGGAAGAAACCGAAACAGAAGACGCTGCTCCGGAAAGCAAGGAGTATACGGATCAGGAGATCATCGCCATGATGAAACAGGTCTCTGAGGGGACATTGGATTTTAAAAGAGTGCAAGACATCATAGAAGGGAGTAAGACTTATGAATCATAA